The genomic DNA GAAGCGGTTCAATCAGCAATTGCAGAGATTATTCGTGAGAGAGGAACAATAGATGTCTTAGTGAATAATGCTGGACTTCAATATCGTGCACCGTTGGAATCATTTCCATTAGAAAAATGGAACTTGCTTATCAATGTCATGTTAACAGGTGTTTTCCTGATGACAAAACACGTCTTCCCGCATATGAAGAATGCACAATACGGCAGGATTATTAATATTTCATCGGTTCATGGGAAGTTAGCAACACCTGAAAAAATTGCCTATGTTGCGGCTAAACACGGTGTGATTGGTGTGACTGGAGTCACTGCATTAGAAGGCGCAGCGCATAAAATTACGGCAAACTCTATTTTACCTGGCCCAGTGAAAACAGAATTGTTGATGAATCAGATCAATGGATTAAAAGAAGATGGAAA from Sporosarcina sp. FSL K6-1522 includes the following:
- a CDS encoding 3-hydroxybutyrate dehydrogenase, with the translated sequence MNKQRTVLVTGAAGGLGSVIAQEFTKQNDFVYIADLNKEAAEKTAKELGENAKGIYLDVTDEEAVQSAIAEIIRERGTIDVLVNNAGLQYRAPLESFPLEKWNLLINVMLTGVFLMTKHVFPHMKNAQYGRIINISSVHGKLATPEKIAYVAAKHGVIGVTGVTALEGAAHKITANSILPGPVKTELLMNQINGLKEDGKTEKEALEAIMYPKQAMERFIEPEEVASGIIYLASDAASGITGEHIKVAGGM